A genomic region of Populus nigra chromosome 11, ddPopNigr1.1, whole genome shotgun sequence contains the following coding sequences:
- the LOC133668334 gene encoding probable receptor-like protein kinase At2g42960: MIRRGFLSSTKLVFLHTTIFFFHVLSSDGFPSPNGTSGNCVLDFKEFPYEPTGECIGHQEKIKDWDSFSTTLCCRNLLNDLTKLLASRAISNTNVDILLPKDQWMECIHGFPGQNSVSPASCGFDDLYNERSACSRFSLSSITEQWYYKKALASCTNFSSSYDYGCSSCIEAISDFRDYQIRISNVSANDKKEKIICGVAVLISVVAENLKNSAWIDDFYRCLPASDAFNEGYMQIKYSLVKVIFAIFIAIITLLLVFLLIKYVSKGKKKRPKPVTQSKDITTWSGLYRFSKAEIENAINHSKVRKTLGRGSAGEVYKGVLPSGQAVAIKHIHKSNSCNSFQREVEGLSRVRHPNLVCLFGCCIEGDDRYLVYEYCAAGNLSQHLLSKHTVLTWERRVKILRDCALGLRYLHHFIDGCIVHRDIKLTNILLTENLEPKLSDFGLAKMLGMEESKVFTDVRGTMGYMDPEYMSNAKLTCASDIYSFGIVTLQLLSGQKVIELDLDSRDQLTRKAKDASAGKRPLTDFEDPRLNGKVNSVDFEAILQIAVLCVAKSSKGRPTIDDVFEEIEKAWKNTLAEMKANREMGSSMPSSLEAIPV, translated from the exons ATGATTAGGAGAGGATTTCTTTCTTCAACTAAGCTTGTCTTCCTGCACACAACAATCTTCTTCTTTCATGTCTTGTCATCAGATGGCTTCCCTTCACCAAATGGCACATCAG GTAACTGTGTCTTGGACTTCAAGGAATTCCCTTACGAACCAACCGGTGAGTGCATAGGCCACCAGGAGAAAATCAAGGACTGGGACAGCTTCAGCACAACATTATGCTGTCGTAATCTGCTCAACGATCTGACCAAACTCTTAGCCTCGCGTGCAATATCGAACACCAATGTTGACATCTTGCTTCCAAAAGATCAATGGATGGAATGTATCCATGGCTTTCCTGGACAAAACTCTGTGTCGCCGGCTTCTTGTGGCTTTGATGACCTCTACAATGAGAGAAGTGCTTGCTCGAGATTTTCTTTGTCATCGATAACGGAACAGTGGTATTACAAAAAAGCATTAGCCTCGTGTACGAATTTTAGCTCTTCATACGATTATGGGTGTAGCAGCTGCATAGAGGCAATATCCGATTTCAGGGATTATCAGATACGAATATCAAATGTCAGCGCTAAtgacaagaaggaaaaaataatatgtgGGGTGGCAGTTCTTATTTCTGTTGTGGCTGAAAATTTGAAGAATAGCGCTTGGATTGATGATTTCTACAGGTGTTTGCCAGCTTCAGATGCATTCA ATGAAGGATACATGCAAATCAAAT ATTCTCTGGTGAAAGTGATATTTGCTATTTTTATAGCAATCATCACATTGTTGCTGGTCTTTCTTCTGATAAAATACGTGAGCAAGGGCAAGAAGAAGCGTCCTAAGCCTGTAACTCAATCTAAAGATATCACCACATGGTCTGGCTTATATAGATTCTCCAAGGCTGAGATTGAGAATGCCATTAACCACAGCAAGGTGAGGAAGACCCTAGGGAGAGGAAGCGCTGGGGAAGTTTACAAAGGTGTTCTACCAAGTGGCCAAGCAGTAGCCATCAAGCACATTCATAAAAGCAACTCATGTAATTCTTTCCAGAGGGAAGTTGAAGGGCTTTCCAGGGTTAGGCATCCAAATCTTGTTTGTCTCTTTGGTTGCTGCATCGAAGGAGACGACCGGTATCTTGTATATGAATATTGTGCAGCTGGGAATTTGTCTCAACATCTCCTAA GTAAACATACTGTACTGACATGGGAACGAAGAGTTAAGATCCTAAGAGACTGTGCTCTTGGATTGAGATACCTTCACCATTTTATAGATGGCTGCATTGTCCACAGAGACATCAAG CTCACCAACATCCTTCTGACTGAGAATTTGGAGCCAAAACTCTCAGATTTTGGATTGGCAAAGATGCTCGGCATGGAAGAGAGTAAAGTTTTCACGGATGTTAGAGGAACAATGGGCTATATGGACCCAGAATATATGAGCAATGCCAAACTAACATGTGCCAGTGACATCTATAGCTTTGGTATTGTTACTCTTCAACTATTGTCTGGGCAAAAAGTAATCGAGTTGGATCTTGATTCCAGAGATCAGCTCACCAGAAAG GCCAAGGATGCCAGTGCAGGAAAACGTCCGTTAACAGATTTTGAAGATCCAAGGCTCAACGGAAAGGTCAACAGCGTTGATTTTGAAGCCATTTTGCAAATTGCTGTCCTCTGTGTTGCAAAATCAAGCAAAGGTCGCCCTACTATTGATGATGTCTTTGAAGAGATAGAGAAGGCTTGGAAAAACACACTTGCTGAGATG AAAGCAAATCGAGAGATGGGGTCATCAATGCCAAGTTCTTTGGAAGCGATACCCGTGTAA